A genomic region of Spea bombifrons isolate aSpeBom1 chromosome 9, aSpeBom1.2.pri, whole genome shotgun sequence contains the following coding sequences:
- the LOC128505257 gene encoding 40S ribosomal protein S3a-like, protein ICESGESRVIYPCREAHVDVKTTDGYLLCLFCVGFTKKRNNQIRKTSYAQHQQVRQIRKKMMEIMTREVQTNDLKEVVNKLIPDSIGKDIEKACQSIYPLHDVYVRKVKMLKKPKFELGKLMKLHGEGGGAGKPAGDETGAKVERADGYEPPLQESV, encoded by the coding sequence atatgtgagtcaggagaaagcagggtcatatatccatgcAGAGAGGCTCACGTTGATGTGAAGACCACAGATGGCTACCTACTTTGCCTATTCTGTGTTGGATTCACCAAAAAGCGTAACAACCAGATTAGAAAGACTTCTTATGCCCAGCATCAGCAAGTGCGTCAGATCCGCAAGAAGATGATGGAAATCATGACTCGTGAAGTGCAGACAAATGACTTGAAAGAAGTTGTTAACAAGCTAATTCCAGACAGTATCGGCAAAGACATTGAAAAGGCCTGCCAGTCCATCTATCCTCTACATGATGTGTATGTACGCAAAGTGAAGATGctgaaaaagccaaagtttgAGCTGGGCAAACTTATGAAACTACATGGTGAAGGCGGTGGTGCTGGGAAGCCTGCAGGAGATGAGACAGGCGCCAAAGTAGAGCGGGCTGATGGATATGAACCCCCACTTCAGGAATCTGTCTGA